CGACCTTGTCGGTCGCCAGCATATCGAACACCTTCTTGCGGGTTGCGGCGGCTGCGGCCTTGTCCATGTCGAAGCGGACTTCCCATTCCGGCTTCTGAAGCGACAGCACATAGTGGTTTGCCGTATCTGCCGTCAGGATCAGGCGCTTGCCCGCGGATTCGACGTTGTAGATCATGTGGCCTGGCGAATGACCGAAGGCTGCCATGCCGGTGATGCCGGAGGTTACGGATGCATTGTCACCGACGAACTTCGTCTTCTCCGCCAGCGGCTTGACGTTTGCCAGAACACCCTTCTGGCCGCCTTCTGCCGGCGTGCCCGCCCGGGCAGGATTGGTCCAGAAGTCATATTCTGCCTGGCCCGCGATGTAGCGCGCATTGGCAAAGGCCGGCTTTCCATCTTCCATCAGGCCGCCAATGTGATCACCATGCATGTGCGTGATCACGACGACCGTCACGTCTTCCGGCTTGTAGCCAACGGCCTTGATGCCTTCCAGCAGTCGGCCTGTGCCCTGTGCACGTCCGCCCTGACCAAGCCCGGTGTCGAACAGCACGACATCGCTTCCGGTATCGATCATCACCGGGGCGAAGGAATTCACGAACTGGTCCTTCGGCAGGAAGTTCTCTGCCAGCAGAGCGCCGACAGCATCCGCGCTTTGATTGGTGCCGAAGGTCTCATTCGGTTTGCCGGAGGGCCGTGCCCCATCCTTCAGAACAAATACCTTGAAGTCTCCCAGCTTGAAGCTGTGTGTCTCCGGCGGAAATTGTGTCGTCATGCTTTTATCCGTCGATGCTTGAGGAGCGGTCTGCGCGAAGGCGCGACCTGAAATGATTGCCGGCGCCGCCAGAATGCCTGCCCCCGTTGCGCCCAGAAGTGCGCGCCGCCCAAATGTCCATCCTGCCATCTATCCCTCCAAACTGTGCAATGATCGCGGATCGTCGTGATTGCGCGACCGGACCGAGAGATAATGGAGGTATTGATAATGAAAACTCCGCTCACGTAGACGTGAAAATGCTCACAGTCGCGTGAAAGCACTGGCGAGGCGATGGCGAGGGGCGTAGTGAGTGACACAATCTTTATTGAGCGTGACCGCATGAACCGCATCGTACCGCTGATCCTCGCCGTAGCCCTGTTCATGGAGCACATGGACTCCACCGTCATTTCGACGGCCTTGCCGGCCATCGCGATGGATCTCGGCGTCAGCCCGATCACGCTCAAGCTGGCGCTGACATCCTACATGGTGTCGCTGGCGGTCTTCATTCCGATCAGCGGCTGGATGGCGGACAAGTTCGGCGCGAAGAATATTTTTCGCTTGGCCATCGGCGTTTTCGTCATCGGCTCGATTATGTGTGCCATTTCCTCGTCCGTCTTCAGCTTCGTCGTGTCACGCTTCCTGCAAGGCATGGGCGGCGCGATGATGACACCCATCGGTCGCCTCGTTCTGCTCAGAACGACGGACCGTAAGGATCTGGTATCGGCCAT
The window above is part of the Rhizobium rhizoryzae genome. Proteins encoded here:
- a CDS encoding MBL fold metallo-hydrolase, giving the protein MAGWTFGRRALLGATGAGILAAPAIISGRAFAQTAPQASTDKSMTTQFPPETHSFKLGDFKVFVLKDGARPSGKPNETFGTNQSADAVGALLAENFLPKDQFVNSFAPVMIDTGSDVVLFDTGLGQGGRAQGTGRLLEGIKAVGYKPEDVTVVVITHMHGDHIGGLMEDGKPAFANARYIAGQAEYDFWTNPARAGTPAEGGQKGVLANVKPLAEKTKFVGDNASVTSGITGMAAFGHSPGHMIYNVESAGKRLILTADTANHYVLSLQKPEWEVRFDMDKAAAAATRKKVFDMLATDKVAFLGYHMPFPAVGFVEKKDTGYRFVPKSYQFDI